Proteins found in one Limanda limanda chromosome 18, fLimLim1.1, whole genome shotgun sequence genomic segment:
- the LOC133024437 gene encoding dihydrolipoyllysine-residue succinyltransferase component of 2-oxoglutarate dehydrogenase complex, mitochondrial-like, whose product MLSRSRCAYRALGRSLSAVSQANNVLHRQGVSGLSVCSRLVYSSPEICQFPSPVNVFHIRYFRTSAVHREVVTVKCPAFAESVSEGDVRWEKAVGDSVTEDEVVCEIETDKTSVQVPAPASGVIEELLVPDGEKVEAGQPLFKLRKGEVAAKAAPAAEAAEAPPPPPASTPTAMPKVTPAPPQAAPAKPVSAVKAAPAPPSLAPPTAGARGENRVKMNRMRLRIAQRLKEAQETCAMLTTFNEVDMSNIQEMRNLYKDAFLKKHAVKLGFMSAFVKAAAYALTDQPAVNAVIDDTTKEIIYRDYVDISVAVATPKGLVVPVIRNVETMNFTDIEKAINALGEKARKNEIAVEDMDGGTFTISNGGVFGSMFGTPIINPPQSAILGMHGIFQRPVAINGQVEIRPMMYVALTYDHRLVDGREAVTFLRKIKSVVEDPRLLLLDM is encoded by the exons GCCTCTCTGTCTGCAGCCGACTGGTTTACAGCAGTCCTGAGAT ATGTCAATTTCCATCACCAGTGAATGTCTTCCACATCAGATACTTCAGGACCTCAGCTGTTCACA GGGAGGTCGTCACCGTCAAATGTCCTGCGTTCGCAGAATCTGTTTCAGAGGGAGACGTGAGGTGGGAGAAAG CTGTGGGCGACTCAGTGACAGAAGATGAGGTGGTTTGTGAAATAGAGACGGACAAG ACCTCTGTTCAAGTCCCGGCTCCAGCATCTGGAGTGATTGAGGAGCTGCTGGTTCCCGATGGAGAGAAGGTAGAAGCAGGACAACCCCTCTTCAAACTGCGGAAAGGAG AAGTCGCTGCCAAAGCTGCCCCAGCTGCAGAAGCTgcagaagctcctcctccacctccagcttcCACCCCCACAGCCATGCCTAAAGTGACCCCAGCGCCACCACAGGCTGCCCCAGCCAAACCTG tTTCTGCCGTGAAAgctgctcctgcacctccaTCACTCGCTCCTCCAACagcaggagccagaggagaaaacagg GTGAAGATGAACCGTATGAGGTTGAGGATCGCCCAGCGGCTGAAGGAGGCTCAGGAAACCTGCGCCATGCTGACCACCTTCAACGAGGTCGACATGAG CAACATCCAGGAGATGAGGAATCTCTATAAAGATGCTTTCCTGAAGAAGCACGCCGTCAAACTGGGTTTCATGTCAGCGTTTGTGAAAGCTGCAGCATACGCTCTCACTGACCAACCTGCCGTCAATGCTG TCATCGATGACACCACTAAAGAGATCATCTACAGGGATTATGTGGACATTAGTGTCGCCGTGGCAACTCCAAAA GGGCTGGTGGTTCCAGTGATCCGTAACGTTGAgaccatgaacttcactgacaTTGAGAAAGCAATTAACGCTCTGGGAGAAAAG GCTCGTAAAAATGAGATCGCTGTTGAAGATATGGACGGAGGCACGTTCACCATCAGCAATGGTGGCGTGTTCGGCTCCATGTTTGGAACGCCTATCATCAACCCTCCCCAGTCCGCCATCCTCGGCATGCACGGAATCTTCCAGCGACCTGTTGCTATAAACGGCCAG GTGGAGATCCGGCCCATGATGTACGTGGCCCTGACGTACGACCATCGACTCGTGGACGGCAGAGAAGCCGTCACTTTCTTGCGAAAGATCAAGTCCGTGGTGGAAGATCCACGACTGCTGCTTCTGGACATGTGA